A DNA window from Arachis duranensis cultivar V14167 chromosome 3, aradu.V14167.gnm2.J7QH, whole genome shotgun sequence contains the following coding sequences:
- the LOC107481220 gene encoding uncharacterized protein LOC107481220, whose product MLKKCIDSTSIVHGNMLWALASLWAFFCNHVLSSLVFMLRYLFRFEIEERKIEHAGETRKNESEDYEIDGFAEKLVNLMFPSGEEREDETECSVSVEATTFVSDVHSDKKSAETDEQCSALKEKDPETGGVCEESEGEKEGSDSAEAEAVSYVDGDVKKISESETEYSVSKVHENGDSVTSTTTSKYEFMARRDISVFVQEPTVLTFSFREFYGDPTASALSSAGAFAQEQEQEEYFQEQITSSPSDSLLDDSLQGSEETLVEDNLDEPDLEEDYDEEDDDLDWEEDDDEDEDDDDDEDDELLQQLKMEMRIAKQGGLATILEEEEEEEKQEKTESPSKAIEDLKPLKIEDKKVEYKDHILQIQKVYKSYAEKMRKLDVLNDQTMHAIGLLQLKDPPKLFIMAKSTVKGGKALVSQNLWPRKAEKQTSDPMLKFVQELHRDLELVYVGQVCLTWEILCWQHNKAKELQQHDSPWPHSYNLVAGEFQLFQVLVERFLENEPFQGPRIQNYVKNRCVVRNLLHVPAIKDDNRKDKKITKWGEEEDAIASGKLLEIIKESMQVFWEFVRADKDYQNVIPKVSKKRIGNDVSDPEISDLLVDIRAQLQKKEKKLKDIVRSASCIVRKFQKHKNEDQIQVDHEQFLAQMGLRLISRVVNMKRLRKDQLEWCSEKLNRIKFVGTKIQVEPYFLLFPC is encoded by the exons ATGCTCAAAAAATGCATTGATTCAACCTCAATTGTGCATGGAAATATGCTTTGGGCTTTGGCTTCTCTCTGGGCTTTTTTCTGCAACCATGTGCTTTCCTCCTTGGTCTTCATGCTCAGATACTTATTCAG gtttgagattgaagaaaggaaaatagAGCATGCTGGTGAAACTAGGAAGAATGAATCTGAAGATTATGAGATTGATGGATTTGCAGAAAAGCTTGTTAATTTGATGTTTCCGAGTGGCGAAGAAAGAGAAGACGAAACAGAGTGCTCTGTTTCCGTGGAAGCTACTACTTTTGTGTCTGATGTTCATAGCGACAAAAAAAGCGCAGAAACAGATGAACAGTGCTCAGCCTTGAAGGAGAAAGATCCCGAAACCGGTGGAGTTTGTGAGGAAAgtgaaggagaaaaagaaggatCTGATTCTGCGGAAGCTGAAGCTGTTTCTTATGTTGATGGAGATGTTAAGAAAATAAGTGAGAGTGAAACAGAGTACTCTGTTTCCAAGGTTCATGAAAATGGTGACTCTGTTACAAGTACAACCACAAGCAAGTATGAATTCATGGCAAGAAGAGATATCAGTGTTTTCGTACAAGAACCAACCGTCTTGACCTTTAGTTTCCGCGAGTTTTATGGCGATCCAACTGCTTCCGCTCTTTCTTCTGCTGGTGCATTTGctcaagaacaagaacaagaagaatatTTTCAAGAACAGATAACTTCTTCCCCTTCCGATTCACTCCTTGATGATTCTCTTCAAGGTTCAGAAGAAACCTTGGTAGAAGATAATTTGGATGAACCAGATTTAGAAGAAGACTACGACGAAGAAGATGATGACTTGGACtgggaagaagatgatgatgaagacgAGGACGACGATGATGACGAGGACGATGAGTTGTTGCAACAACTGAAAATGGAAATGCGGATTGCAAAACAAGGAGGACTTGCCACTATtttagaagaggaagaggaagaggaaaaacaagaaaaaactgAATCTCCATCAAAAGCTATTGAAGATCTAAAACCATTGAAGATAGAAGACAAGAAGGTGGAATACAAGGATCACATTCTTCAAATTCAGAAGGTCTACAAGAGCTATGCAGAGAAGATGCGCAAACTCGATGTCTTGAATGACCAAACCATGCATGCAATAG GTCTTCTTCAGCTAAAAGACCCTCCAAAGCTATTTATAATGGCAAAATCTACTGTCAAAGGTGGCAAGGCTCTTGTATCTCAGAATTTGTGGCCACGCAAAGCAGAGAAGCAAACATCAGACCCCATGTTGAAGTTTGTTCAAGAACTTCATAGAGACTTGGAATTGGTGTATGTTGGTCAAGTTTGTCTCACTTGGGAAATCCTTTGTTGGCAGCACAACAAAGCTAAAGAGCTTCAACAGCATGATTCACCATGGCCTCACAGTTATAATCTAGTTGCTGGTGAGTTTCAGCTCTTTCAAGTCCTCGTGGAAAGGTTCCTAGAGAATGAACCATTTCAAGGCCCTAGGATCCAGAACTACGTCAAGAACCGATGCGTCGTTCGCAACCTTCTCCATGTTCCAGCCATTAAAG ATGATAATAGGAAGGACAAGAAAATAACCAAGTGGGGTGAAGAAGAGGATGCAATTGCAAGTGGAAAGTTACTGGAGATCATCAAGGAATCCATGCAGGTTTTCTGGGAGTTTGTTCGAGCAGACAAAGATTACCAGAATGTGATACCTAAAGTTTCCAAGAAAAGAATTGGAAATGATGTTAGTGATCCAGAAATTTCAGATCTTCTTGTGGACATTAGAGCTCAATTGCAAAAG AAGGAGAAGAAGCTCAAGGACATAGTGAGAAGTGCGAGTTGCATAGTGAGGAAGTTCCAGAAGCACAAAAATGAGGATCAAATTCAAGTGGATCATGAGCAGTTTCTAGCTCAAATGGGGTTGAGATTGATTTCTAGGGTGGTGAACATGAAAAGATTGAGAAAAGATCAATTAGAATGGTGTAGTGAAAAACTAAATAGAATCAAATTTGTTGGTACAAAGATTCAAGTTGAGCCTTATTTTCTGCTTTTTCCATGTTGA